One stretch of Roseovarius mucosus DNA includes these proteins:
- a CDS encoding alpha/beta hydrolase family protein codes for MFGAGNRALVVVVHGDVSKGGPATYHYDFAEQVAKQGKGASVFALIRPGYTGEKGQKSPGSNNGRSDHYTKQNNALVAQTIQNLAKTVGASKVIGVGHSGGAAQLGAIAGLYPGLLDSVILVSCPCNIPAWRAKRGKSAWKNSLSPSDYVGSIARGTRIFAVVGDKDTNTYPEFSEAFVTAAKARGLPAAYVPVKGASHGFDGLQRTVEQLTLQEIAK; via the coding sequence ATGTTTGGCGCAGGCAACCGCGCTCTCGTGGTCGTGGTTCACGGCGATGTCAGCAAGGGCGGGCCAGCCACCTATCATTATGATTTCGCGGAACAGGTCGCAAAGCAAGGCAAAGGGGCCAGTGTCTTTGCCCTCATAAGGCCCGGATACACGGGTGAAAAGGGTCAGAAATCCCCCGGCTCCAACAACGGGCGCAGCGATCACTACACCAAGCAGAATAATGCACTGGTGGCACAGACAATCCAGAATCTTGCAAAAACCGTCGGAGCATCAAAGGTAATCGGCGTAGGCCATTCAGGCGGGGCCGCGCAACTTGGGGCGATCGCCGGTCTGTATCCGGGTCTGTTAGACAGCGTGATTCTTGTCTCCTGCCCCTGCAACATTCCTGCATGGCGCGCCAAACGTGGCAAATCCGCTTGGAAAAACAGCCTCTCTCCTTCTGACTATGTCGGTTCCATCGCGCGTGGCACTCGTATTTTTGCGGTCGTGGGCGATAAGGACACGAATACCTACCCTGAATTCTCAGAAGCATTCGTCACCGCCGCCAAGGCGCGTGGACTTCCCGCCGCATATGTTCCTGTCAAAGGGGCAAGCCATGGCTTTGATGGGTTGCAACGCACCGTAGAACAGTTGACCTTGCAAGAAATTGCCAAATGA
- a CDS encoding succinate--CoA ligase subunit beta — MFLAEYQSKELLAQYGVLAPDGRPARSPDEAQRLCKEIDARKYVVKAQIGAGGRGLAGGIRFAATPSAVADEARRLLGSTLVTDQTGPAGETVTLVQIEAAIDIAQSCFVAIAFDPETGQPMLLASGAGGVEFEQRARMDEDTAQSCPLPSDSPEARAKIATFLTGVGISEAQDAAVDAIFAARLAFTENDMTLIEINPFARTTDGRWMAVDAKVAIDPNAGFRRPEFASMVADRPAPADELAAQKHNINLVRLEGNIGVVANGAGLGLATNDMITDAGGKAANFMDIRTTASSMDVARGVEILLADDRVSAILLTIHGGGMTSADTVAEGVNFAYAKATRKLPVIAYISGKHADWGHRILRERKVPVESCDTLSAAVRRVVELAGQRRAR, encoded by the coding sequence ATGTTTCTCGCCGAATATCAGTCTAAAGAGCTGCTCGCGCAATATGGCGTGCTTGCCCCCGACGGGCGTCCTGCGCGTAGCCCGGACGAAGCGCAACGCCTGTGCAAGGAAATTGACGCGCGAAAATACGTGGTGAAGGCCCAGATTGGCGCAGGTGGGCGCGGGCTTGCTGGGGGTATCCGCTTTGCCGCGACGCCCTCTGCCGTGGCTGACGAGGCGCGCCGCCTACTTGGATCGACCCTGGTAACAGACCAGACCGGACCGGCAGGAGAGACCGTAACCCTCGTGCAGATCGAGGCGGCCATTGATATCGCACAAAGCTGTTTCGTCGCCATCGCCTTTGATCCGGAAACGGGGCAGCCCATGCTTTTGGCCTCGGGTGCGGGCGGGGTGGAATTCGAGCAGCGCGCCCGCATGGACGAGGACACGGCTCAAAGCTGCCCGCTACCTTCGGATAGCCCCGAGGCGCGCGCCAAGATTGCAACCTTTCTGACTGGTGTCGGGATCAGCGAAGCGCAAGACGCGGCCGTCGACGCGATCTTTGCCGCCCGCCTCGCCTTTACCGAAAACGACATGACACTGATCGAAATCAATCCCTTTGCCCGAACGACCGATGGTCGCTGGATGGCCGTGGACGCCAAGGTTGCGATTGACCCAAACGCCGGCTTTCGCCGCCCCGAATTCGCCTCCATGGTCGCGGACCGTCCCGCACCAGCGGATGAGTTGGCCGCGCAGAAACATAATATCAACCTTGTACGGCTCGAAGGGAACATTGGCGTTGTTGCCAATGGCGCGGGGCTTGGCCTTGCTACCAATGACATGATCACAGACGCTGGCGGCAAGGCTGCAAACTTCATGGATATCCGCACGACCGCGAGCAGTATGGATGTGGCGCGCGGGGTCGAGATACTTCTCGCCGATGATCGAGTATCGGCGATCCTGCTCACCATTCACGGCGGCGGAATGACCTCTGCCGATACGGTAGCCGAAGGCGTAAACTTTGCCTATGCTAAAGCCACGCGGAAGCTGCCGGTGATTGCCTATATCTCGGGGAAACATGCCGATTGGGGCCACCGCATCCTGCGCGAACGCAAAGTGCCGGTTGAGAGCTGCGACACGCTGTCGGCTGCGGTTAGACGGGTAGTAGAGCTGGCAGGCCAGAGGAGGGCACGCTGA
- the sucD gene encoding succinate--CoA ligase subunit alpha produces the protein MAIFVNSETRLIVQGMTGRSGTFYTDEATRYGTTCVGGVRPGKGGARHLGLPLFNTVREAVEATQANASLVIVPAPQAGPAMIEAIEAGVSVVVCVTERVPQHDMSRVKQALAGTDTILIGPNSQGILTPGQCKIGVMPTVNAMPGHIGIASRSASLTSEILAQCSKAGLGQSTTVGIGGDTLHGVGFVDCLKAFRDDPETEAVVMIGEIGGRGEEEAAAYLEAVDYGKPVVALVVGRHAPRGRRMGHAGTLSVLGGGTAADKIARLRGAGVEIATHADDVVAAVARASAKTPQKAAAR, from the coding sequence ATGGCGATCTTTGTCAATTCCGAAACACGGCTCATTGTTCAGGGCATGACCGGGCGCTCCGGCACCTTCTACACCGATGAGGCGACGCGCTATGGCACCACCTGCGTGGGCGGCGTGCGCCCCGGCAAGGGCGGTGCGCGGCATCTGGGCCTGCCGCTTTTCAACACCGTGCGCGAGGCGGTTGAAGCGACACAGGCCAACGCCAGCCTCGTGATCGTGCCCGCACCTCAGGCTGGCCCCGCGATGATCGAGGCGATCGAGGCCGGGGTCAGCGTAGTCGTCTGCGTGACAGAGCGCGTGCCACAACATGACATGAGCCGCGTCAAACAGGCGCTTGCGGGCACCGATACCATATTGATTGGCCCAAACTCGCAGGGCATCCTGACGCCGGGCCAATGCAAAATCGGCGTCATGCCGACGGTGAATGCAATGCCGGGCCATATCGGTATTGCCTCACGTTCGGCCTCGCTTACCTCGGAAATCCTTGCGCAATGTAGCAAGGCGGGGCTTGGACAATCGACCACCGTGGGCATTGGGGGTGACACATTGCATGGCGTGGGCTTTGTCGACTGTCTTAAGGCATTTCGCGACGATCCAGAGACCGAGGCTGTCGTTATGATCGGCGAGATTGGCGGGCGCGGCGAAGAAGAGGCCGCCGCCTATCTCGAAGCGGTGGACTATGGCAAGCCCGTCGTTGCCCTTGTGGTCGGACGCCATGCGCCGCGCGGGCGGCGGATGGGCCATGCTGGCACGCTTTCGGTTCTGGGCGGTGGCACGGCGGCGGATAAGATCGCGCGTCTGCGCGGTGCCGGGGTCGAGATTGCAACCCATGCCGATGACGTGGTGGCCGCCGTAGCACGCGCGAGCGCCAAGACACCGCAAAAGGCGGCTGCCCGATGA
- a CDS encoding NAD(P)H-quinone oxidoreductase: protein MSALPETMRVIEMAAPGGPEVLIPGTRALPGCGTGEVLIRVTAAGVNGPDLVQRRGHYPPPKGASDLLGLEVSGEVVACGEGVTNWHPGDRICALTNGGGYAEFVAVDASHCLPIPNGVDEVEAAGLPETFFTVWSNVFLGHNLPKDGVFLVHGGAGGIGSTAVQLGKAMGLTVLTTIGDNAAAQFVTELGADRAINFRTEDFVALTREAGGADIILDIIGGDYVARNIKAARHDARIIQLAFNMGSKVEIDLMPVMLKRLSYTGSTLRSRPEGFKTQVAEALHETVWPLFAAQKLRPVTHRILPMAEAAEAHRFMEAAEHHGKILLRM, encoded by the coding sequence ATGAGCGCCTTGCCCGAAACCATGCGCGTTATCGAAATGGCCGCCCCCGGTGGCCCCGAGGTTCTGATCCCCGGCACGCGCGCCCTGCCCGGCTGCGGCACAGGCGAGGTTCTGATCCGCGTCACCGCCGCTGGCGTCAACGGTCCGGACCTTGTGCAGCGACGCGGGCATTACCCTCCACCCAAGGGCGCGTCGGACCTCCTTGGCCTTGAGGTTTCTGGCGAAGTGGTTGCTTGTGGCGAGGGTGTCACCAACTGGCACCCCGGAGACCGCATCTGCGCCCTGACCAACGGCGGGGGCTACGCCGAATTTGTGGCGGTCGACGCGAGCCATTGCCTGCCCATCCCGAACGGCGTGGACGAGGTCGAGGCCGCAGGCCTGCCCGAGACCTTTTTTACCGTCTGGAGCAATGTGTTTCTGGGGCACAATCTGCCCAAGGACGGCGTTTTCCTTGTGCATGGCGGAGCAGGTGGGATCGGCTCAACCGCAGTTCAATTGGGCAAGGCTATGGGCCTCACGGTGCTGACGACGATTGGCGATAACGCAGCGGCGCAATTTGTGACCGAATTGGGCGCAGACCGAGCCATCAATTTCCGCACCGAGGATTTCGTCGCTCTCACTCGCGAGGCTGGCGGGGCCGACATCATCCTCGATATCATAGGCGGCGATTATGTGGCGCGAAACATCAAAGCCGCGCGGCACGATGCCCGGATCATCCAATTGGCATTCAACATGGGCTCAAAGGTCGAGATTGATTTGATGCCTGTGATGCTCAAACGCCTGAGCTATACCGGCTCTACTCTGCGCTCGCGCCCCGAAGGCTTCAAGACGCAAGTGGCCGAAGCCCTGCACGAGACGGTTTGGCCCCTCTTCGCTGCTCAGAAGCTGCGCCCGGTAACGCACCGCATCCTGCCGATGGCCGAGGCGGCAGAAGCGCATCGGTTTATGGAGGCCGCCGAACACCACGGCAAGATCCTCCTGCGGATGTGA
- the ftsZ gene encoding cell division protein FtsZ produces MTLNLTMPGHDELKPRITVFGVGGAGGNAVNNMIEKRLDGVDFVVANTDAQALSQSNAESRIQLGVKVTEGLGAGARASVGAAAAEESIEQIVDHLAGAHMCFITAGMGGGTGTGAAPIIAQAARELGVLTVGVVTKPFQFEGAKRMRQAEEGVEALQKMVDTLIIIPNQNLFRLANEKTTFTEAFSMADDVLYQGVKGVTDLMVRPGLINLDFADVRAVMDEMGKAMMGTGEDSGEDRAIQAAEKAIANPLLDEISLRGAKGVLINITGGHDLTLFELDEAANRIREEVDPDANIIVGSTLDPSMEGSIRVSVVATGIDVSQVAADLPVPRRSMAQPLKQHVSAEAAPVAKPEPAPVAARVAEPEPSLFAAMETQRAAAEDQMEDIFEEEIAEDDLPPPAYQPRVEEFARNTYDDEDELEAYLAPRAPAPGTPSPEALQRLQAAVGRAPVQPQQRRPEPEARAAEERPRFGINSLINRMTGHSAEPERAQPVARPSRQQPTMGGAQPQQAPARAHDEDEQIEIPAFLRRQAN; encoded by the coding sequence ATGACACTCAACCTCACTATGCCCGGACATGACGAGCTGAAGCCCCGTATCACCGTTTTCGGTGTGGGTGGGGCGGGTGGCAACGCCGTGAACAACATGATCGAAAAGCGTCTCGATGGTGTGGATTTCGTGGTGGCCAACACAGATGCGCAGGCCCTGAGCCAGAGCAACGCAGAAAGCCGCATCCAACTGGGTGTGAAGGTGACAGAGGGTCTGGGTGCAGGCGCACGGGCTTCTGTCGGGGCCGCCGCCGCCGAAGAGAGCATCGAGCAGATCGTTGATCATCTGGCTGGCGCGCACATGTGCTTTATCACTGCGGGCATGGGCGGGGGCACCGGAACTGGTGCTGCACCGATCATCGCGCAGGCCGCGCGGGAATTGGGCGTACTGACGGTGGGTGTTGTCACCAAGCCGTTCCAGTTCGAAGGCGCCAAGCGGATGCGTCAGGCAGAAGAAGGCGTTGAGGCGCTGCAAAAGATGGTCGATACATTGATCATCATCCCCAACCAAAACCTGTTCCGTCTGGCGAACGAAAAGACGACCTTCACTGAAGCGTTCAGCATGGCCGATGACGTGCTCTATCAGGGCGTCAAGGGTGTGACAGACCTGATGGTGCGTCCGGGCCTCATCAACCTCGATTTCGCCGACGTGCGCGCGGTGATGGACGAGATGGGCAAGGCGATGATGGGCACAGGCGAGGATAGCGGCGAAGATCGCGCCATCCAGGCCGCCGAAAAGGCGATTGCCAACCCGCTCTTGGATGAAATCAGCCTGCGGGGCGCCAAAGGTGTGTTGATCAACATCACGGGTGGGCATGACCTCACGCTGTTCGAGTTGGACGAAGCCGCCAACCGTATCCGCGAGGAAGTGGACCCGGATGCAAATATCATCGTGGGCTCGACCCTTGATCCGTCTATGGAAGGCTCGATCCGTGTCAGCGTTGTGGCAACGGGCATCGACGTAAGCCAGGTAGCGGCCGATCTGCCAGTACCGCGCCGCTCGATGGCGCAGCCGCTCAAGCAGCACGTCAGCGCCGAGGCTGCCCCGGTGGCCAAGCCCGAGCCTGCACCGGTCGCCGCGCGTGTGGCAGAGCCGGAGCCGTCGCTCTTTGCCGCGATGGAGACGCAGCGCGCAGCCGCCGAAGATCAGATGGAAGATATTTTCGAAGAGGAAATCGCAGAAGACGATCTTCCGCCGCCTGCCTATCAGCCGCGTGTCGAAGAGTTTGCGCGCAACACCTATGACGATGAAGACGAGCTCGAAGCCTACCTTGCGCCGCGTGCACCGGCCCCCGGCACCCCCTCGCCCGAGGCGCTCCAACGGTTGCAGGCGGCTGTCGGTCGTGCCCCGGTACAGCCTCAACAGCGCCGCCCCGAGCCCGAGGCACGGGCCGCAGAAGAGCGTCCGCGCTTTGGCATCAACTCGCTCATAAACCGCATGACCGGCCATTCTGCAGAGCCAGAACGTGCGCAGCCTGTCGCGCGCCCGAGCCGCCAACAGCCAACCATGGGCGGCGCACAGCCCCAGCAGGCCCCGGCGCGTGCCCATGACGAGGACGAGCAGATCGAAATCCCAGCCTTCCTGCGTCGTCAGGCGAACTGA
- the ftsA gene encoding cell division protein FtsA: protein MIELYESQRAMRNMRKAAMQRGVVAVLDVGTSKIACLVLRFDGTERLHEAEGIGRMAGQAGFRVIGAATTRSRGVRFGEIDAMAETERAIRTAVQAAQKMANIRVDHVIACFSGAGPRSYGLAGQVELEGHTVSEQDISRVLSACDVPDFGEGREVLHAQPVNFALDHRSGLIDPRGQMGQVLATDMHMLTVDGAAIQNLAYCVKRCDLELAGVASSAYVSGIAALVEDEQELGAACIDLGGGTSGVSIFMKKHMIYADSVRMGGDHVTNDISMGLQVPQATAERIKTFYGGVVATGMDDREMIDIGGDTGDYEHDRRRVSRAELIGIMRPRVEEILEEVRARLDAAGFDHLPSQQIVLTGGGSQIPGLDGLASKILGQQVRLGRPLRVHGLPQAATGAGFASAVGMCLFAANPQDEWWDFEIPVDRYPARSLKRAMKWFRDNW from the coding sequence ATGATCGAGCTCTACGAATCCCAACGGGCGATGCGCAACATGCGCAAGGCGGCGATGCAGCGAGGGGTGGTCGCTGTCTTGGATGTGGGCACCTCCAAGATAGCCTGCCTTGTATTGCGCTTTGACGGCACCGAGCGGCTGCACGAGGCCGAAGGCATCGGCCGGATGGCGGGACAAGCTGGCTTTCGGGTGATCGGTGCGGCCACGACACGGTCGCGCGGGGTGCGCTTTGGCGAGATCGACGCCATGGCCGAGACCGAGCGCGCCATTCGCACCGCCGTTCAGGCGGCGCAAAAGATGGCCAACATTCGTGTTGATCACGTCATTGCCTGTTTTTCGGGCGCAGGGCCGCGCAGCTATGGGTTGGCGGGGCAGGTCGAGCTTGAGGGCCATACCGTCAGCGAGCAGGACATCAGCCGCGTTCTGAGCGCCTGTGATGTGCCAGATTTCGGCGAGGGGCGTGAGGTGCTGCATGCGCAGCCGGTCAATTTCGCCTTGGATCACCGCAGTGGATTGATTGATCCGCGTGGGCAGATGGGGCAGGTGCTGGCCACCGATATGCATATGCTGACCGTTGATGGTGCGGCGATCCAGAACCTTGCCTATTGTGTCAAGCGCTGCGATCTGGAACTCGCAGGGGTTGCCAGCTCTGCCTATGTGTCGGGCATTGCCGCTTTGGTCGAGGACGAGCAGGAGTTGGGCGCGGCCTGTATTGATCTGGGTGGCGGCACCTCGGGCGTGTCCATTTTCATGAAGAAGCATATGATCTACGCCGACAGTGTGCGGATGGGTGGCGACCACGTCACCAACGACATTTCCATGGGCCTCCAAGTGCCGCAGGCCACCGCCGAGAGAATTAAGACCTTTTATGGCGGAGTGGTTGCCACTGGAATGGACGACCGCGAGATGATCGATATCGGTGGTGATACCGGCGATTACGAGCATGATCGCCGCCGCGTAAGCCGGGCCGAATTGATCGGCATTATGCGCCCTCGGGTCGAGGAAATTCTCGAAGAGGTGCGCGCACGGCTTGATGCGGCCGGGTTCGATCACCTGCCAAGCCAGCAGATCGTGCTGACCGGCGGCGGTAGCCAGATCCCCGGCCTTGACGGGCTGGCCAGCAAGATATTGGGACAGCAGGTGCGGCTTGGGCGGCCTTTGCGGGTGCATGGTCTGCCGCAAGCGGCAACCGGTGCAGGGTTTGCCAGTGCCGTGGGCATGTGTCTCTTTGCGGCCAATCCGCAAGACGAATGGTGGGATTTCGAGATTCCGGTGGATCGCTATCCGGCGCGGTCGCTCAAGCGGGCAATGAAATGGTTTCGGGACAACTGGTGA
- a CDS encoding cell division protein FtsQ/DivIB, producing the protein MQPVIPRADPAPSRMSYRLQRLMLTPLYRRLIRFGLPILVVAGIAGGYLSSETRRTALVEQVAEIRHQIETRPEFMVNLLSVEGASTSVQEDIREIFPYDLPASSFDLVLDDIRVMIEELPAVARAEVRIRQGGVLVAEITERVPVALWKTRDALNVIDIEGQVIGVVKARAERADLPVVAGDGAPDQVAEAIELLRAAVPLGMDLRGLVRMGERRWDLVIADGKRILLPETGAVRALERVIVLHGAQDMLGRDLASVDMRIAARPTIRLNENAMEDWWTITQMSLGTN; encoded by the coding sequence ATGCAACCGGTAATTCCGCGCGCTGATCCTGCGCCGTCGCGCATGTCCTACCGTCTTCAGCGCCTGATGCTGACGCCGCTCTATCGGCGTCTGATCCGGTTTGGCTTGCCGATACTGGTGGTGGCGGGGATCGCCGGCGGATATCTCAGCAGCGAGACGCGGCGCACCGCCCTTGTCGAGCAGGTTGCCGAAATCCGCCACCAGATCGAAACCCGCCCCGAGTTCATGGTCAACCTTCTGTCAGTCGAAGGGGCGAGCACCAGCGTGCAAGAGGATATCCGCGAGATTTTCCCCTATGACCTGCCCGCGAGCTCGTTTGACCTTGTACTCGATGATATCCGCGTGATGATCGAAGAGCTGCCTGCGGTCGCGCGCGCCGAGGTGCGTATCCGTCAGGGCGGCGTTCTGGTGGCTGAAATCACCGAACGGGTTCCGGTCGCTCTTTGGAAAACGCGTGACGCGCTCAATGTGATCGACATCGAAGGGCAGGTGATCGGCGTGGTCAAAGCCCGCGCCGAGCGTGCTGACCTGCCGGTGGTGGCGGGCGATGGAGCCCCGGATCAGGTGGCTGAAGCGATTGAACTTCTACGGGCGGCTGTTCCGCTTGGCATGGACCTGCGCGGTCTTGTGCGGATGGGAGAGCGGCGGTGGGATCTGGTGATTGCGGATGGCAAACGCATCCTGTTGCCCGAAACTGGGGCGGTGCGCGCTTTGGAGCGTGTGATCGTGCTGCACGGGGCGCAGGACATGCTGGGGCGTGATCTGGCCTCGGTCGACATGCGCATTGCCGCACGCCCGACAATCCGCCTGAACGAGAATGCCATGGAAGACTGGTGGACCATAACACAGATGAGTTTGGGGACGAACTGA
- a CDS encoding D-alanine--D-alanine ligase, whose protein sequence is MVVGSSRTTPKVAVIMGGPSAERDVSLSSGRECAVALREAGFEVVEVDAAADLCTCLQAIKPDVVFNALHGRWGEDGCVQGMLEWLRLPYTHSGVLSSALAMDKERTKAAYRAAGLPVVESVLARRDEVRTRHVMPPPYVVKPCNEGSSVGIYLVEAGANNPPALSDDMPEVVMVEAYAPGRELTATVMGDRALTVTDILTDGWYDYDAKYKPGGSRHVVPAEIPQEIFDACLDYALRAHTVLGCRGVSRTDFRWDAARGRDGLILLETNTQPGMTPTSLAPEQAQAVGITFPELCRWMVEDASCNR, encoded by the coding sequence ATGGTGGTTGGTTCGAGCAGAACAACCCCGAAAGTGGCGGTGATCATGGGCGGCCCCTCAGCGGAGAGGGACGTGTCGCTCTCTTCAGGGCGTGAGTGCGCCGTCGCATTGCGGGAAGCAGGGTTTGAGGTGGTTGAGGTGGATGCCGCGGCCGACCTCTGCACATGTTTACAAGCGATAAAGCCGGACGTGGTATTCAATGCCCTGCATGGGCGTTGGGGCGAGGATGGGTGCGTGCAGGGGATGCTGGAATGGTTGCGCCTGCCTTACACCCATTCGGGCGTGCTGTCCTCAGCACTTGCCATGGACAAGGAACGCACCAAGGCGGCCTATCGCGCGGCTGGTCTGCCGGTGGTCGAGAGTGTGCTCGCGCGGCGTGATGAGGTGCGCACGCGCCATGTCATGCCCCCGCCCTATGTGGTGAAACCATGTAACGAGGGCTCTTCCGTCGGCATCTATCTGGTTGAGGCTGGCGCCAACAATCCACCCGCCCTGTCCGATGACATGCCCGAGGTGGTGATGGTCGAGGCCTATGCGCCGGGGCGCGAATTGACCGCGACGGTTATGGGCGACCGCGCCCTGACCGTGACGGATATTCTGACTGATGGCTGGTATGACTACGACGCCAAATACAAACCTGGTGGGTCGCGCCATGTGGTGCCCGCTGAAATTCCGCAAGAGATTTTTGATGCCTGTCTGGATTATGCGCTGCGGGCGCATACGGTGCTGGGGTGTCGCGGGGTCAGTCGCACAGATTTTCGTTGGGACGCGGCGCGTGGGCGTGATGGGTTGATCCTGTTGGAAACCAACACGCAGCCGGGAATGACCCCCACGTCGCTCGCCCCGGAACAGGCGCAAGCGGTCGGCATTACCTTTCCCGAGTTGTGTCGCTGGATGGTGGAGGATGCGTCATGCAACCGGTAA
- the murB gene encoding UDP-N-acetylmuramate dehydrogenase, translating to MMTMPQTRGALTPDRPLADLTWLRVGGPADWLFQPADLDDLAGFLAGLDPSLPVFPMGVGSNLIVRDGGVHAVVIRLGRGFNSIRVEGSRVIAGAAALDAHVARRAAEAGVDLTFLRTIPGSIGGAVRMNAGCYGAYVADHLIEAKAVTRGGEVVTLAHDALHFAYRHSAVPDGWVIVEATFEGGLGDPSALEAKMADQIAKRDATQPTKERSAGSTFRNPAGFSSTGRADDVHDLKAWKVIDEAGLRGTRRGGAQMSEMHPNFLINTGGASAADLEGLGEEVRKKVFQMRGIELEWEIMRVGEPAPGASPQAD from the coding sequence ATGATGACGATGCCACAGACACGGGGCGCGCTGACGCCCGACCGGCCCTTGGCTGACCTGACCTGGCTGCGTGTGGGCGGGCCTGCGGATTGGTTGTTTCAACCAGCAGATCTTGACGATTTGGCAGGGTTTCTTGCGGGGCTTGACCCCAGCCTGCCGGTGTTTCCCATGGGCGTGGGCAGCAACCTGATTGTGCGCGATGGCGGGGTGCACGCGGTGGTTATCCGGTTGGGGCGCGGGTTCAATAGCATTCGTGTTGAGGGCAGTCGCGTGATCGCCGGGGCTGCTGCCCTTGATGCGCATGTGGCACGGCGGGCGGCGGAGGCGGGCGTTGATCTGACGTTCTTGCGCACCATCCCGGGGAGCATCGGTGGCGCGGTGCGGATGAATGCGGGCTGTTACGGGGCCTATGTGGCCGATCATCTGATTGAGGCGAAAGCCGTGACACGGGGCGGCGAGGTGGTGACCCTCGCGCATGATGCGCTGCACTTCGCCTATCGGCACAGCGCTGTTCCTGACGGGTGGGTGATCGTAGAGGCAACCTTTGAGGGGGGCTTGGGCGATCCGTCGGCGCTGGAGGCCAAAATGGCCGACCAAATCGCCAAGCGTGACGCCACGCAGCCGACGAAAGAGCGCAGCGCAGGCAGTACTTTTCGCAATCCGGCGGGATTTTCCTCGACCGGGAGGGCGGATGACGTGCATGATCTGAAGGCGTGGAAAGTGATCGACGAGGCGGGATTGCGCGGCACACGGCGCGGTGGGGCGCAGATGAGCGAGATGCATCCCAACTTCCTGATCAACACCGGTGGGGCGTCTGCCGCCGATCTGGAAGGTCTTGGCGAAGAGGTGCGAAAAAAGGTTTTTCAAATGCGTGGAATAGAGTTAGAGTGGGAAATCATGAGGGTCGGCGAACCGGCTCCGGGCGCAAGCCCACAGGCAGACTAA
- a CDS encoding DUF2484 family protein encodes MTLSLVLACCWAVAANVLAMLPSRNNYWRRAYVLMALGVPILGFVTWQNGPWVGLFVMVGGMSVLRWPVIYLGRWMRRKLG; translated from the coding sequence ATGACGCTCTCTTTGGTTCTGGCGTGTTGTTGGGCAGTCGCTGCGAATGTGCTGGCGATGCTGCCTAGCCGCAACAATTACTGGCGGCGGGCCTATGTGCTGATGGCCCTTGGTGTGCCGATCCTTGGCTTTGTCACGTGGCAGAATGGGCCGTGGGTTGGCCTATTTGTCATGGTTGGCGGGATGAGCGTGCTGCGATGGCCGGTGATCTATCTTGGGCGGTGGATGCGGCGGAAACTGGGGTAG